Proteins from one Brevibacillus humidisoli genomic window:
- the arsC gene encoding arsenate reductase (thioredoxin), whose amino-acid sequence MEKKRVYFLCTGNSCRSQMAEGFLKALGHDQYEVRSAGLEAHGLNPRAVLVMQEAGVDISGQSSDVMDPEWLNKADYVITLCGHADEHCPVITNPNVVKWHWGFEDPAKATGTEEEVMTSFRSVRDAIRRRIEQFVSESQSKSI is encoded by the coding sequence ATGGAGAAGAAACGGGTGTATTTTCTCTGTACCGGCAATTCATGCCGCAGCCAGATGGCTGAAGGTTTTCTGAAAGCGTTGGGTCATGATCAATACGAGGTGAGAAGCGCCGGCTTGGAAGCGCACGGGTTGAATCCGCGTGCCGTACTCGTGATGCAGGAAGCAGGGGTAGACATTAGCGGACAGAGCTCTGATGTGATGGATCCTGAATGGTTGAACAAGGCTGATTATGTGATCACGCTTTGCGGACATGCTGATGAACACTGTCCTGTCATCACTAATCCCAACGTCGTCAAATGGCATTGGGGGTTCGAGGACCCGGCTAAAGCGACGGGGACAGAAGAAGAGGTGATGACGAGCTTTCGGTCGGTGCGAGATGCGATCAGGCGAAGAATCGAGCAGTTCGTCAGCGAGAGCCAATCGAAATCTATATGA
- a CDS encoding ribonuclease H-like YkuK family protein produces the protein MGGTTARQEEQTVYFRSPTKGLMDKSQVFADIEQAVSWMPGAYEIVVGTDSQVRHRHTSFVIAISVIRTGSGGTFFYYRFQEQRITSLQQRVYMEAFHSVCLAAELREYLKDRMLSIPIRLHFDIGHNGPTHKYVKRLMQLAKANDFEAHVKPDSFGASTIADKFTK, from the coding sequence GTGGGAGGTACCACAGCCAGGCAAGAGGAGCAAACGGTCTATTTTCGCAGCCCAACCAAGGGGTTGATGGACAAAAGCCAGGTCTTTGCAGACATCGAACAGGCCGTCTCCTGGATGCCGGGAGCGTACGAGATCGTCGTAGGAACCGACTCTCAGGTGCGGCATCGCCACACGTCATTTGTCATCGCGATCTCGGTGATTCGGACGGGCAGCGGAGGAACTTTTTTTTACTATCGGTTTCAGGAGCAGCGCATTACTTCGCTGCAGCAGCGGGTGTACATGGAAGCGTTCCATTCCGTATGCTTGGCTGCGGAATTGAGGGAGTACCTGAAGGATCGCATGCTGTCCATTCCGATCCGCTTACATTTTGACATTGGTCATAACGGACCGACACACAAGTACGTCAAACGGCTGATGCAGTTGGCCAAAGCAAACGATTTTGAGGCTCATGTCAAGCCAGATTCTTTTGGCGCCTCCACGATAGCTGACAAGTTTACCAAGTGA
- a CDS encoding ATP-binding protein has product MGITFPLDLWGSFQRLKHFMQYLPHAVFAADRTGRIVEVNEALIRATGYTREELVNHPFFQVLPYRGTIGQLHSELIAIEETGSVPAEVEYRNKEGKLAKTKAMIVVPQSDPPLYMVNLFQLNRSTDDNLMEKVVDQLITEANLGVVVLNVRGCIVEISQMACRLLGLERGKVINQHIDKAFAGIPEEHRLVKRELLEGVKMQNKAMSWTNSSQRYELLVDSETVYNEAGQVAGAYILFKDVTNLRSLDQKIERNDRLAMIGQIAAGTAHEIRNPLTSIKGFLQMFQQSFTESGMERERAYTEIMLTEINRINALVSEFLLLSKPRDVQYQIVDLNIVFEEILPIVESQALLHGIDVNYASRGQLPMVVGDNELLKQVFLNICKNGIEAMGNEGVLSIHHHIDIERDLISIDIHDNGPGIPPYVIDKIFDPFFTTKEEGTGLGLAVCQKIIHDIGGQIRVSSKGYGTTFQILLPYL; this is encoded by the coding sequence GTGGGAATAACGTTTCCTTTAGATCTTTGGGGTTCATTCCAGCGACTGAAGCATTTTATGCAGTATTTGCCTCATGCCGTTTTTGCAGCAGATCGAACAGGACGAATTGTCGAAGTAAACGAAGCATTGATTCGGGCCACTGGGTACACACGTGAAGAATTGGTGAACCATCCGTTTTTCCAAGTACTTCCCTATCGCGGAACGATTGGGCAGCTTCATTCGGAGTTGATCGCCATCGAAGAGACGGGCAGCGTTCCGGCTGAAGTAGAATACCGGAACAAGGAAGGCAAGCTGGCCAAAACAAAAGCGATGATCGTCGTTCCGCAATCAGATCCCCCGCTATACATGGTGAATCTGTTTCAACTGAACAGGAGCACGGATGACAACCTGATGGAAAAAGTGGTGGATCAGTTGATCACGGAAGCAAATCTGGGAGTGGTCGTCCTCAATGTGCGAGGGTGCATCGTCGAGATCAGCCAGATGGCCTGCAGACTGCTCGGTCTTGAACGCGGCAAAGTGATCAATCAGCACATCGACAAGGCGTTTGCCGGCATTCCGGAAGAACACCGCTTGGTGAAGCGGGAGCTGCTGGAAGGAGTCAAGATGCAGAACAAGGCCATGTCTTGGACGAACAGCAGCCAACGATACGAACTGCTGGTCGATTCGGAAACCGTCTATAATGAGGCGGGTCAAGTGGCAGGTGCCTACATCCTCTTCAAAGACGTCACCAATCTTCGTTCCCTCGATCAAAAGATTGAGCGAAACGACCGCTTGGCCATGATCGGCCAGATTGCTGCCGGCACAGCCCACGAGATCCGCAATCCGCTTACCTCCATCAAAGGCTTTTTACAGATGTTCCAACAGTCATTTACAGAGAGCGGGATGGAACGGGAGCGTGCCTACACAGAGATCATGCTGACCGAAATCAACCGGATAAACGCTCTGGTCAGCGAATTCCTGCTCCTAAGCAAGCCGCGCGATGTACAGTATCAGATCGTTGATTTAAACATTGTCTTCGAAGAGATCCTGCCGATCGTGGAAAGTCAGGCACTGCTTCACGGTATTGACGTCAACTACGCTTCCCGGGGTCAACTGCCGATGGTGGTGGGAGATAATGAACTGTTGAAACAGGTGTTTCTGAACATATGCAAAAACGGAATTGAAGCAATGGGCAATGAGGGCGTGCTTTCGATTCATCATCACATCGACATCGAACGGGACCTGATCAGTATTGATATCCACGACAACGGTCCAGGTATCCCCCCATACGTGATTGACAAAATCTTTGATCCGTTTTTTACCACCAAGGAAGAAGGGACTGGATTGGGACTAGCCGTTTGCCAAAAAATCATCCACGATATCGGCGGACAAATCCGGGTCTCGTCCAAAGGATACGGTACCACGTTTCAAATCTTGCTCCCCTATCTGTGA
- the dnaX gene encoding DNA polymerase III subunit gamma/tau, protein MAYTALYRVYRPDTFGDIVGQSHVTTTLRNALREGRLSHAYLFNGPRGTGKTSAAKILAKAVNCENPQDGEPCNACNSCKAISGGVVTDVLEIDAASNRGVEEIRDIRDKVKFAPSDVKYKVYIIDEVHMLTTEAFNALLKTLEEPPSHVMFILATTEPHKLPATIISRCQRFDFHRIALSEIVGRLQQICTEQQVEADEQALLLVAKMSEGGMRDALSLLDQAISYSGDRVTTGDILQITGSVAQTYFSTVARMIAEQDVANVLEQFNQVMAQGKDPEHFLQDLMHYYRDMLLLKTAPGLKEAVDRTLLDDQFAGVAESYELPVLYEIIESLNQSLTQLKWSSYARVLAELSLVKLCQMAGGGLPQQSGAAATSEPTARADAVEILVKRVRSLEEKLELISRGQVKTEAEASNGESRQTEPRRPRAAGGPAHASTQKLQRLASSLDEAMTQRIRGAWAQILAELKKIKIQYQAWLVSGQPAIVSGDTLIVTFKSTIHCEKTMEPELKSVVERVVHDLTGRPLQLLSVMEEQWQSVEADAAVPETDDQQEAEDPFVSEAIKLVGEQLVEVKE, encoded by the coding sequence ATGGCTTACACGGCACTTTATCGTGTTTACAGACCAGATACCTTCGGAGACATTGTCGGGCAGTCCCATGTGACAACGACGCTGCGCAATGCCCTGCGGGAGGGGCGGCTTTCCCATGCCTATCTATTTAACGGACCACGCGGCACCGGCAAGACCAGTGCGGCCAAGATTCTGGCCAAAGCAGTGAACTGTGAAAACCCACAGGATGGGGAGCCTTGCAATGCCTGCAATTCATGCAAGGCGATCAGCGGGGGTGTCGTTACGGATGTGCTGGAGATTGATGCCGCCTCCAATCGCGGGGTGGAAGAGATCCGCGATATCCGGGACAAGGTGAAGTTTGCTCCAAGTGACGTGAAGTACAAGGTGTACATCATCGATGAGGTGCATATGCTGACCACGGAGGCCTTCAACGCCCTGTTGAAGACTCTGGAGGAACCACCATCCCATGTGATGTTTATCCTGGCGACGACAGAGCCGCACAAGCTGCCGGCGACGATCATCTCCCGCTGTCAGCGCTTTGATTTTCACCGGATCGCGCTGTCGGAGATTGTAGGCCGCCTGCAGCAGATCTGTACGGAGCAGCAGGTGGAAGCAGATGAGCAAGCGCTGCTGCTGGTCGCCAAGATGTCGGAAGGCGGGATGCGGGATGCGCTCAGTCTGTTGGATCAGGCGATCAGCTACAGTGGGGATCGCGTTACAACAGGCGATATCCTGCAGATTACCGGTTCAGTGGCGCAGACCTACTTCTCCACGGTAGCCCGGATGATTGCAGAGCAGGATGTGGCCAACGTATTGGAGCAGTTTAACCAGGTGATGGCCCAGGGGAAGGATCCGGAACATTTTTTGCAGGATCTGATGCACTATTATCGTGATATGCTGTTGCTAAAGACTGCGCCCGGACTAAAAGAAGCGGTTGATCGTACCCTGCTTGACGATCAGTTTGCCGGGGTTGCTGAGTCTTATGAACTGCCGGTTCTGTACGAGATCATCGAATCGCTGAATCAGTCGCTCACGCAGTTGAAGTGGTCCAGCTACGCGCGAGTACTGGCAGAACTGAGTTTGGTCAAGTTGTGCCAGATGGCAGGCGGCGGCCTCCCGCAGCAGTCGGGAGCGGCGGCCACATCGGAGCCGACGGCGCGTGCGGATGCGGTGGAAATCCTGGTCAAACGCGTGCGCTCACTCGAAGAAAAGCTGGAGCTGATCAGTAGGGGACAGGTAAAGACGGAAGCCGAAGCAAGTAACGGCGAGTCACGTCAGACTGAACCCCGGAGACCTCGGGCTGCAGGAGGGCCTGCTCATGCCTCCACGCAAAAACTGCAGAGACTGGCCAGCTCTCTCGATGAAGCGATGACGCAGCGCATCCGTGGAGCATGGGCACAGATTCTCGCCGAATTGAAGAAAATAAAGATTCAGTATCAAGCCTGGCTGGTAAGCGGCCAACCCGCCATCGTCAGCGGCGATACGCTGATTGTCACCTTTAAAAGCACCATCCACTGCGAAAAGACGATGGAACCAGAGTTAAAAAGTGTGGTCGAGCGGGTTGTGCACGACTTGACTGGCAGACCGCTGCAGCTCTTGTCCGTGATGGAAGAACAGTGGCAAAGCGTTGAGGCGGATGCAGCCGTCCCGGAAACGGATGATCAGCAGGAGGCCGAGGATCCATTTGTCTCCGAGGCGATCAAGCTGGTAGGCGAACAGTTGGTAGAAGTGAAAGAATAA
- a CDS encoding YbaB/EbfC family nucleoid-associated protein yields MKNMQQMMKQVKKMQQEMQKAQEELKEKVIEGSAGGGAVVVKANGHKQIVDIAIKPEVIDPDDVEMMQDLVLTAVNDALKNVDELVNKEMGRFTGGMNIPGLF; encoded by the coding sequence ATGAAAAACATGCAGCAGATGATGAAACAAGTGAAAAAGATGCAGCAGGAGATGCAAAAGGCGCAGGAAGAACTGAAAGAGAAAGTGATCGAGGGGTCGGCAGGCGGTGGTGCCGTTGTCGTCAAGGCGAACGGGCACAAGCAGATCGTGGATATCGCAATCAAGCCGGAAGTGATTGACCCGGATGATGTGGAAATGATGCAGGACCTGGTTCTGACGGCTGTCAATGATGCCTTGAAAAATGTAGACGAACTGGTGAACAAAGAGATGGGACGTTTTACAGGTGGCATGAACATCCCGGGCCTGTTTTAA
- the recR gene encoding recombination mediator RecR encodes MFYPEPISKLIEGFMKLPGIGPKTAGRLAFFVLGMKEDDVLDLAKALVNAKRQLQYCSVCNNITDVDPCHICRDKQRDGSVICVVQEPKDVVAMEKTREYEGYYHVLHGAISPMDGIGPEDIKIPNLLKRLSDEQVQEVILATNPNIEGEATAMYISRLVKPFGIRVTRIAHGLPVGGDLEYADEVTLTKALEGRREL; translated from the coding sequence ATGTTTTATCCCGAACCTATTTCCAAGCTGATTGAGGGGTTCATGAAGTTGCCGGGCATCGGTCCCAAAACGGCGGGCCGCCTGGCGTTTTTTGTCTTGGGCATGAAAGAAGATGACGTGCTGGACTTGGCCAAAGCGCTGGTCAATGCCAAACGGCAGCTTCAGTACTGTTCGGTTTGCAACAATATTACCGATGTGGACCCTTGTCATATCTGCCGCGACAAGCAGCGTGACGGCTCTGTCATTTGTGTCGTACAAGAGCCGAAGGATGTGGTGGCGATGGAGAAGACGCGTGAGTACGAAGGGTACTACCATGTCTTGCACGGGGCGATTTCGCCGATGGATGGAATCGGGCCGGAAGATATCAAGATTCCCAACCTGTTGAAACGGCTGAGCGATGAGCAGGTGCAGGAAGTGATTCTGGCGACCAACCCCAATATTGAGGGAGAAGCGACCGCCATGTACATCTCCCGTCTGGTCAAGCCGTTTGGCATTCGGGTCACCCGGATCGCTCATGGGCTGCCGGTCGGCGGCGATCTCGAATATGCGGACGAGGTAACACTGACGAAAGCGCTGGAAGGGCGACGGGAGCTATAA
- a CDS encoding CPBP family intramembrane glutamic endopeptidase encodes MQTGPQIYLDQETELRQSRGWAILLVVGYLYQLIFELSLIRFTPGSDGRWVASTLQEPTPLMTLLLLVGSSFSLIVGFGFVRSFIREQAVGRSLRLRSTLDGSDVLYMLAWLHLINTVMLFLYSFFLPYPLFPEGTVGGLLESASLQLFILLIAFFMFRGRGALIGFCRPRKIRGMLVTLAVMFLFIVFALDALLTNPIADLFQLSLESEREQGIESEIVEAKENHWLTGLWAVMIIGIMVPIAEETMYRGVIQTYLVKRWGAVVGILLTSFWFALIHIDVALFVPLFVIGVGLGVIRHQFQSLWGAILLHSLNNLTSVLYYYF; translated from the coding sequence ATGCAAACAGGGCCACAAATCTATTTGGATCAAGAGACAGAGCTGCGTCAATCGAGAGGCTGGGCCATATTGCTGGTAGTGGGATACCTGTATCAACTCATCTTTGAACTATCGTTGATCCGCTTTACGCCGGGGTCTGACGGTCGTTGGGTTGCCTCCACGCTCCAGGAACCAACACCGCTGATGACCTTGCTGCTGCTGGTTGGAAGTTCATTCAGTTTGATTGTGGGGTTTGGATTCGTCCGTTCCTTTATCAGAGAACAGGCTGTCGGCAGGAGTCTGCGGCTTCGCTCCACACTGGATGGATCCGATGTGCTGTACATGCTGGCATGGCTTCATCTGATAAACACCGTGATGTTGTTCCTATACAGTTTTTTCCTTCCCTATCCGCTCTTTCCCGAGGGGACGGTCGGAGGCTTGCTGGAGTCGGCATCTTTGCAGCTGTTTATCTTGTTGATCGCCTTCTTCATGTTTCGGGGAAGGGGAGCCCTCATCGGCTTTTGCCGGCCTCGGAAGATTCGCGGTATGCTGGTCACGCTTGCGGTCATGTTTCTCTTCATCGTGTTTGCTCTTGATGCGTTGTTGACCAATCCCATCGCCGATCTGTTCCAGCTGTCGTTGGAATCGGAGCGGGAGCAGGGGATTGAGAGCGAGATTGTGGAAGCGAAAGAGAACCACTGGCTGACTGGCCTGTGGGCTGTGATGATCATAGGCATCATGGTACCGATTGCCGAGGAAACGATGTATCGCGGTGTCATCCAGACCTACCTGGTGAAGCGATGGGGTGCAGTTGTCGGTATTTTGCTGACCAGCTTTTGGTTTGCCTTGATTCATATCGATGTCGCCTTATTTGTTCCGCTGTTCGTGATCGGAGTGGGGCTGGGTGTGATTCGCCATCAGTTCCAGTCACTCTGGGGAGCGATCCTGCTTCACAGCCTGAACAATCTGACAAGTGTGCTCTATTATTATTTCTAG
- a CDS encoding YaaL family protein — MKWFIRNKKPAAVTDEWADLLQSIEQARKDWHYAQHHVSLSEGKEAIDRAIYHLRLTEKRYMFLLDCARRYHQMCRQA, encoded by the coding sequence ATGAAGTGGTTCATCCGGAACAAGAAGCCAGCAGCGGTAACCGATGAGTGGGCAGACCTGCTGCAATCGATTGAACAGGCCAGAAAGGACTGGCACTATGCGCAGCATCACGTCAGCTTGTCGGAAGGTAAGGAAGCGATTGACCGAGCTATCTACCATTTGCGGTTGACGGAGAAGCGGTACATGTTCCTGTTGGATTGTGCCCGCCGCTATCATCAGATGTGCCGTCAAGCGTAG
- a CDS encoding pro-sigmaK processing inhibitor BofA family protein produces MPIEYVIAIVIAGFLFIVAASKSVKTPLRWVGLAALNLVIGAVLLFFANLVGEMAGFHLPINPVTALIAGFLRLPGLAALVMIKLFMM; encoded by the coding sequence ATGCCGATTGAATACGTGATTGCCATCGTTATCGCCGGTTTTTTGTTTATTGTTGCGGCCAGCAAGTCGGTCAAAACACCGCTTCGCTGGGTAGGGTTGGCTGCATTAAACTTGGTAATCGGGGCGGTGCTGCTGTTTTTCGCCAACCTAGTCGGCGAGATGGCAGGGTTCCACCTTCCAATCAACCCGGTGACAGCCTTGATTGCCGGCTTCCTGCGACTGCCAGGATTGGCAGCGTTGGTGATGATCAAACTGTTTATGATGTGA
- a CDS encoding sigma factor G inhibitor Gin — MDRSSQRCIVCGEERAVGIAIWQQFICYPCEQEMVKTDVMDEKYPFFIKQMRQIWLKQNA, encoded by the coding sequence ATGGACCGATCTAGTCAGCGCTGCATCGTCTGTGGAGAAGAACGGGCTGTCGGCATCGCCATATGGCAGCAGTTCATCTGTTATCCCTGTGAACAGGAGATGGTGAAGACAGACGTTATGGACGAGAAATACCCCTTCTTCATCAAGCAAATGCGACAGATCTGGCTAAAACAGAATGCGTAA